CATTAAAAGTACTGAAAGACTTGCTCAGTGGATGAAACCTCAAATTCTTTATGACTAATGACCTGACTGATTCCCCAGAGAGCTCACATACACATACCAGCAACAGTGTTAAAGCTTCAAGAGTTAAGTTCAAGTGACAAAGTTAAAACATCATTCATGTGTGAATTATGTTCACCCTTGCATAGTGAGTGTTCAAAAGTTTTAAACTGTAACCAGGCTGTTCACTGGCTGCACAGGCAAGAACCAGGGATGCTGTCTGAGCTGCAGGTCAGCAATGTCACAGTACACTTACTGCAGTATAGCCTCTTGGTCCTTATGAGGAAGTATCAGAACAGGGTTTAATCCAATTCTGGCTGGAGGAGGGTCCAAAGGCAGCATGGTGGGCACAGTGGACAGGAGGCTTTTAGCATCCCTTTACACAGCTGTAGAACCACCGAGCAAGGGCGACAGCCCCAACACACCgcagatttgtttttaaagggaaaaaatgctttattttttccagaCAGAAAGTAAGTGATACAGTCCAGTCTATTCCTGTCCTCTGCCAAGGCCACAACCTTGACTGGGCAGGGATCAGGCATAGTACTGCAGAttggcttttttctttgcttgaaCCTCCAAGATTCCTTCCATGTAGTCCTCGTGGGTGAGCTCTGTAGCTCCACGGCGGAGGGCAATCATCCCCTGCCCAATGAGACGGTATTTAGAGGGAATGTGAGCACCACACCAGTTCCAAATAACTGTTCCATTCTAGCTTTCACATTTCCCTCCCATCAGTGCTATTCCTATGGAGGAATACTTACCGCTTCGACACACACAGCCTTGCACTGGGCTCCATTGAAATCATCTGTGCAGCGAGCCAGTTCCTCGTAGTTCACGTCAGGGCTGATACgaacaaatgggaaaaaaagtctgAGAACACGtaccaaataaaaaaagcaatgtAGGGAGTTTCCTCAGCCCCACAGTGAGCCCCCAACAAGTGACTGCCAACCACTTCTCAGCCCTGAGGTACCAGAAGGCCATACCTGACATTCATTTTGCGTGAATGAATCTGCATAATTCTGGCTCTGGCCTCTTCATTAGGCATTGGGAACTCAATCTTCCGATCTAATCGCCCGGAGCGGAGCAAAGCTGGGTCCAAGATATCAACCCGGTTGGTTGCAGCAATCACCTAAGCAGAAGTAGGATCATCAGTGTGAAGCACCTGGAAGACAGGCCTCTTCTCCCCAAAGATTCACCAAGCTTCTTTCCTGGACATTGTTTTCCATCCCCTGCTAGAGTGCCCTGGACCTCAGCAGCACTCCCTGACAGCTCCCAACCTTGACTTGTGTGTTGGGCTGAAAACCATCAAGTTGATTAAGCAGCTCCAGCATAGTCCTCTGCACCTCCCGGTCACCGGCCTTCTCACTATCAAACCTGAAGGGAAAAGAGTAAAACTATCAGTATGAACCTGATCACCCTCTGTCCCTATGTTTTTAATCACATCAAAACACGGAATGACTGCAGTTCATGCTCCTTGGCTGAGGTGTTCCAAATTTTTCCTTGAAACTATGGTCCCACCATGATGATGCAACTAGAATAAGCGTCAGCAGCAGCTAAGACTTATTTAGTCCTTACAGCTGAATGGGGCTTATGTTGTCCAGGCCCATGTGGTAAATGAGGGTGAACATCTCCAGGTGCCTGCTGCAGTGATCAGAAAACAGTTTTATACAGCAGGAGGCTATCAGACAGATCCCAAGTATGACAAACTTTGCTCCTGAGCCCAAGGATTGTGGCAACTGCTATCCATCTGTGACTATGTTCACACTCTCTTTCTGAGTAAGCCATGCTTTAAAAGGCTCTGCTTATGTACACAGGCAAAGGAGGCTGCTAGGCAGTTCCCAAGAACTTTACAGCACGGACTACAGCTCACCTTTTAGTGCCAATGGCATCCAGTTCATCAATAAAGATGATGGAAGGAGCTTTTTCCTTTGCGAGAGCAAAAGCATCACGTACCAGCTTTGCTCCATCGCCAATGAACATCTGCACAAGTTGTGGACCTGCCAGCTTCAGGAACGTGGCCTGGGAAGTGAAAGAGAATCAATCCTAGGCCTCATTTCACAATAGGGTCACTTCTGAGTACTATAAGAAGCCCTTAATTaaaacaagcaagcaagcaaataGACAAGAAAATCCCAGCCTTTGTAACACCAATTTGTGTGTATGACCTTCTTCCCCTGGGGGTGTTCTTACTCTTTGTCAGGTACTATTCTACAGCAGCACACACTTTCACAGGTTCCTTTTACCTTGGTCTGGGCAGCACATGCTCGAGCTAAAAGTGTCTTCCCTGTTCCTGGAGGCCCATACATAAGGACTCCTTTGGGTGGCTGTATACCCAAATTTTCAAATTTCTCCTTATGATTCATCGGCAGGACAATGGCCTCCACGAGctacaacaaaagaaaaatattaatacatAAACCCATTCTTCTCCACAGATCCAGGCTGTCTGCTTTTGAGTTGAAGTTCAAAGATGCTGTCCACAGTCACACCAGAAACTATACACAAAGTATCACCTCTTGGATTTGTTTATCCAGCCCCCCGATGTCACTGTACTGCTCGGTGGGCCTCTCATCCACCTCCATGGCCTTCACCCGTGAATCATACTCAGTAGGCAGAGTCTCCAGGATCAAGTAAGAGTCTTTGTTCACCCCCTGTAAACACAAGTCCTTTGCTTTTAATTGGTTCC
This window of the Anomalospiza imberbis isolate Cuckoo-Finch-1a 21T00152 chromosome 6, ASM3175350v1, whole genome shotgun sequence genome carries:
- the PSMC3 gene encoding 26S proteasome regulatory subunit 6A, encoding MAPPAPRPAMAPPPSLSRFGAARDPPAAPRPAGRFGTAAGGGGRDRGSGGSAGGEERARNPRAARPARGAAPALRRREPQCGICRPEAAAPCALPRAGGKMASVWDESEDGVGEEVLKMSTEEIVQRTRLLDSEIKIMKSEVLRVTHELQAMKDKIKENSEKIKVNKTLPYLVSNVIELLDVDPNDQEEDGANIDLDSQRKGKCAVIKTSTRQTYFLPVIGLVDAEKLKPGDLVGVNKDSYLILETLPTEYDSRVKAMEVDERPTEQYSDIGGLDKQIQELVEAIVLPMNHKEKFENLGIQPPKGVLMYGPPGTGKTLLARACAAQTKATFLKLAGPQLVQMFIGDGAKLVRDAFALAKEKAPSIIFIDELDAIGTKRFDSEKAGDREVQRTMLELLNQLDGFQPNTQVKVIAATNRVDILDPALLRSGRLDRKIEFPMPNEEARARIMQIHSRKMNVSPDVNYEELARCTDDFNGAQCKAVCVEAGMIALRRGATELTHEDYMEGILEVQAKKKANLQYYA